From the Desulfobacteraceae bacterium genome, the window GTTCGCAGCGGTTCATGTAGTCGATCTGGCCGGTTTTCAGGGCATTGGTGCGGGCGTTGACGTCGCTGATGGCCAGGGTCTCGATTTCGTCGAACCAGGCCCGGTCCTTTTTGAAGTAGTTGGGGTTGCGGGTGGCGAAAGCGCGCACACCCGGCTCAAAATCCCTGAGAACGTAGGCACCGGTGAAGATGCCGTCTGTAAAATCGCTGCCTTTGGGGGCGATGGTGAGATGATAGTCGCTCATGATGTAGGGGAAATCGGCATTGCCGCCGGTGAGGGTGAAGACTACGGTGTCCTGGCCGTCTTTGCTGATGTCCTCGATGGACTCCACGATCCCCTTGGCGGCGGATTTGCTGTCTGCACCCCGGTGGTGGTTGATGGAGTGAATCACGTCATCGGCGTCCATGGTTTTGCCGTTGTGGAATTCCACACCTTTGCGGAGCTTGAAAACCCACTTTTTGGCATCCGGTGAAGACTCCCAGCTTTCGGCCAATTCAGGCGTGGCCCTGTTTTCATGGTCGATCTCCACCAGGGAGTTGCCCACCTGCCCGTAAAGGACGCACTGCATCACGATGTCGGTGATGGCCGCCGGGTCCAGGGAATCGGTGGTGGACCCGCCGGAGAGCCCCATGCGCAGGCGGCCGCCGCGCTTGGGCTCTGCGGCCTTTGCGGTCGACGGCATCAGCGCCGGGCCGACGGCCAAGGCCAGTCCCAGGGCAGCGGCGCGACCCATGAACTCCCGCCGCGAAATTTTTCCAGATGCAAACAACCACTCCAGCTCCTTTAATTCATTCATGCCGACCTCCTTGAAAATCGATTTTTGTTGGGGTTCTCCTGCCTTTTGTCAGGCTTGGGGCGCGGGGGAAAATCTCAGGTCTGCGAGCTGCCTGAATCGGGGGGCTTAGCGGCGGCTCTTGGGTTTTGCGCATCGCGGCTGTCGGGCGTTTCAAGCAATGCGAGGATCTGCCGCAAGCCTTGGTTTAATTTGGAGAGTTGGGAGGCTTCCAGATGGGCCAGACCCGCAGTCAGTTTCTCCTCGATGGTATCCGAAAGCGATCGGCCCCGGGAGGCGCCCGCGGGGGTCAAGGCGATTCGGGTGACCCTGCGGTCGCTTCCCTTGGGCAGGCGCTCAACCAGACCCTTTTTCTCCAGCCGGTCGATGATTCCGGTGACAGCGGCGGGGGTCACCAACACCAATTGGCTCAATTCCACCATCGACAGCGACCCGCGCTCCAAAAGGTTCCGCAGCACGCTGCTCTGGGACGGGGTATGGCCCGAGCGATCGGCCATTTTGGGCGACCCTGAACCGACGGCGCGATTCAGCCGCTTTACGGCGGCCGCAATTTCTTTGATCAACTGTTGGTTTTGATCGGTCATTGGCGCCTGGCTGGGATGATATTTCGACCATAATATCAATTTCAATCCTAAATAGTCAACAAACAAATATTTTTTGTAAAAAATATTTACATCTTGGCAGTCTATTATGAAAATCTTTCTACAACAACCATTTCGCTGTC encodes:
- a CDS encoding ABC transporter substrate-binding protein; protein product: MNELKELEWLFASGKISRREFMGRAAALGLALAVGPALMPSTAKAAEPKRGGRLRMGLSGGSTTDSLDPAAITDIVMQCVLYGQVGNSLVEIDHENRATPELAESWESSPDAKKWVFKLRKGVEFHNGKTMDADDVIHSINHHRGADSKSAAKGIVESIEDISKDGQDTVVFTLTGGNADFPYIMSDYHLTIAPKGSDFTDGIFTGAYVLRDFEPGVRAFATRNPNYFKKDRAWFDEIETLAISDVNARTNALKTGQIDYMNRCELKTVHLLKRSKGIQVMQQDGFKHYTFAMRTDTAPYDNNDVRLALKYAIDRESLVKTILRGYGTVGNDHPIAAANRYHASDLPQRQYDPDKAKFHLKKAGVENPTFKLHAAEAAFVGAVDAAVLYQEHAAKAGIRIEVVREPNDGYWSNVWLKKPWCAVFWGGRPTEDMMFSTAYAADAPWNDTYWKNERFNELLVAARAELDEQKRRGMYVEMQQLVRDDGGVVVPMFAADLAAASDKVAHGPLAVNWEIDGFRGPERWWFA
- a CDS encoding MarR family transcriptional regulator; its protein translation is MADRSGHTPSQSSVLRNLLERGSLSMVELSQLVLVTPAAVTGIIDRLEKKGLVERLPKGSDRRVTRIALTPAGASRGRSLSDTIEEKLTAGLAHLEASQLSKLNQGLRQILALLETPDSRDAQNPRAAAKPPDSGSSQT